A window from Rana temporaria chromosome 2 unlocalized genomic scaffold, aRanTem1.1 chr2f, whole genome shotgun sequence encodes these proteins:
- the LOC120921568 gene encoding olfactory receptor 51E1-like, which yields MRQSLFRAYAGFHGGSAASTLHFLVVSSSYFILIGIPGLEDVQVWISLPIFFMYLITLLVNISVLLTIEKEQSLHQPMYLFLSMLLLSDLVQSSAALPKMLLIFWFNLREISFEGCLVQMFFIHSCAIMASTAVLAMAFDRYVAICQPLRYSTILTNPFIAKIGALAVMRGTLLIFPLPLLVKRLPFCRSHVINHTHCEHMAVAKLACANIRVNVVYGLAVALLVVGVDIMGITVSYVIIVTAVFNLPSREARHKVGSTCVSHVCVIVLAYIPALFSAVTQRFGGHTASSTQIILSILYLIIPPMLNPIIYGIKTKEIQKNVRKLYCPQTFR from the coding sequence AGCTCCTCTTATTTCATCCTGATTGGAATTCCCGGTCTGGAAGATGTCCAGGTCTGGATTTCATTGCCGATCTTCTTCATGTATCTGATTACCTTGTTGGTCAATATTAGTGTTCTGCTTACCATTGAAAAGGAGCAGAGCCTCCACCAGCCCATGTACCTCTTCCTTTCCATGTTGTTGTTATCAGACCTTGTCCAATCCAGTGCTGCCCTTCCCAAAATGCTCCTGATCTTCTGGTTCAACCTCCGAGAGATCTCCTTTGAGGGTTGCCTGGTTCAGATGTTCTTCATCCATTCCTGCGCCATCATGGCCTCCACTGCCGTCTTGGCTATGGCCTTTGATCGCTATGTTGCCATATGCCAACCACTGAGATATTCCACCATCTTGACCAACCCATTCATTGCaaaaattggagccttggcggtcATGAGAGGAACTCTCCTGATATTTCCACTTCCTTTGCTGGTCAAGAGGTtaccattttgccggagccatgTGATTAATCATACTCATTGTGAACACATGGCCGTAGCTAAGCTGGCTTGTGCAAACATCAGAGTCAATGTTGTGTACGGGTTAGCAGTCGCTCTGCTTGTAGTTGGAGTAGATATCATGGGCATTACTGTGTCATATGTAATCATTGTAACCGCTGTCTTCAACCTCCCATCCCGAGAGGCCAGACACAAAGTCGGGAGTACGTGCGTCAGCCACGTTTGTGTCATAGTTTTGGCTTACATCCCGGCACTTTTCTCCGCTGTCACTCAAAGGTTTGGGGGGCACACCGCTTCTTCCACCCAAATTATCCTGTCTATCCTATACCTGATAATTCCTCCAATGCTCAACCCAATAATATATGGAATAAAAACCAAAGAGATCCAGAAGAACGTTCGAAAATTATACTGTCCACAGACGTTTCGGTAA
- the LOC120921569 gene encoding LOW QUALITY PROTEIN: olfactory receptor 52N2-like (The sequence of the model RefSeq protein was modified relative to this genomic sequence to represent the inferred CDS: inserted 1 base in 1 codon) yields MASGGDNQSSSYFILIGIPGLEDVHVYISLPIFFMYLITLLANSSVLLTIKKEESLHQPMYXFLSMLLLSDLVQSSAGLPKMLLIFWFNLREISFEGCLVQMFFIHSSAIMSSTVVLAMAFDRYVAICQPLRYSTVLTNPLVAKIGVLAVMRGTLLIFPLSFLVKRLPFCRSHVINHTYCEHMTVAKLSCANIRVNVVYGLIVALLVVGVDVMCITVSYVVTAVFNLPTREARHKVGSTCVSHVCVILLSYVPALFSSVTQRFGGQTAPSTQIILSILYLIIPPMLNPIIYGIRTKEIQKNVLKLYCLQKFR; encoded by the exons ATGGCGTCTGGTGGTGATAATCAGAGCTCCTCTTATTTCATCCTGATTGGAATTCCCGGTCTGGAAGATGTCCATGTCTATATTTCATTGCCGATCTTCTTCATGTATCTGATTACCTTGTTGGCCAATAGCAGTGTCCTTCTTACCATTAAAAAGGAGGAGAGCCTCCACCAGCCCATGT TCTTCCTTTCCATGTTGTTGTTATCAGACCTTGTCCAATCCAGTGCCGGCCTTCCCAAAATGCTCCTGATCTTCTGGTTCAACCTACGAGAGATCTCCTTTGAGGGTTGCCTGGTTCAGATGTTCTTCATACATTCCTCCGCCATTATGTCCTCCACTGTCGTCTTGGCTATGGCCTTTGATCGCTATGTTGCCATATGCCAACCATTGAGATATTCCACCGTCTTGACCAACCCGCTGGTTGCAAAAATTGGAGTCTTAGCGGTCATGAGAGGAACTCTTTTGATATTTCCACTTTCTTTTTTGGTTAAGAGGTTGCCATTTTGCCGGAGTCATGTGATTAATCATACTTATTGTGAACACATGACCGTGGCTAAGCTGTCCTGTGCAAACATCAGGGTCAATGTTGTGTACGGGTTAATAGTGGCTCTGCTTGTAGTTGGAGTAGATGTCATGTGCATTACAGTGTCATATG ttgtaacCGCTGTCTTCAACCTCCCAACCCGAGAGGCCAGACACAAAGTCGGGAGTACGTGCGTCAGCCATGTTTGTGTCATTCTTCTGTCTTACGTCCCGGCACTTTTCTCCTCTGTCACTCAAAGGTTTGGGGGGCAGACGGCTCCTTCCACCCAAATTATCCTGTCTATCCTATACCTGATAATTCCTCCAATGCTCAACCCAATAATATATGGAATAAGAACCAAAGAGATCCAGAAGAACGTTCTGAAATTATACTGTCTACAGAAGTTTCGGTAA